GACCAGGCGGAGAGGGAGAAACTTTTACCCATATCTACAAGTAAATCAGGTTGGCCGTAGTTCAGAATGATGGGCAGAACTTTGTCCATGTTGTATTCGGCTAAGTAGAGTTTGGCTAGGATATCGAAAAGGGCCGGGACACGGTTCAGCACATCGAAGCACTTGACCTGTTCATTGCGTGACCAGTAGTAGCGCAACAGCACTGAGCCTAGTTCATGGAACAGGCATGAATTGTCAAATCTCAAAGGGAACATACAGTTGTCGCAACGTACAATGTCCTCGGAAGAATTCAAAAGGATGAATCCCTGTGTGATGTAATCTCGAGAAGTGTCGTCCATTTCCCATATCAGCTCGGGATTCAAGTAATGGAAGTACATTTCATAACAGTGCCGCTTCGCCTGCTCCGGGTCATCACCATGTTCGACCATCACTTGTGCCAGCTTTTCAAGTAGAGTGATCAGCTCTGGCGCCGAATATTCATCGAATAGGGAGCGGTAGCGTTCGACAAAATTCGTGTTGCTGAATTTGGAGCTTTTGCAAATCAAATAGAGATTATATATCGTCTTCTCCTCGGCCGTAATGTGTTGACCAGTCCCAGCGGCTTTCGATTTTCCTGCATTCCGGCCGGAAGAACTTGGTGCAGACGGGCCCTTCTTCGAACGGCAAACAATCTCTTCGTCGTTCTCATACATGGCTTTGATGTCTTTGAAGGGCAGGGAACGTTCGTTGGCCGGTATTAGGTCCCTGACAAATTTCTGCTGCTCCTCCGCGAATATGTTGAACTTGTATTTGATGatgtttttaccaaattttccgGTGACCGTTAGCAAGGCGTCTTTAAAGTGTTTTTCGCCCTTCTGGCTCTTGAGATTATCACAGAAAGCATTCTCTAGTACGTAGACACCTTGCGGCGAATTGTCTTCAGAGTTTCTATGGCATTGACTGGCTCCAGAGGCTCCCACACTGCTTCTTTCGGCAGTGGAGCCGCCGGAACTGTTGTTGTCCCCACCGCCACTGCTTTCGCATTGAGCAATAGCGTCAAATATTACCGACAAGTCATTGAGCAACTCATACTGATGGCGTCCTATGAGAAAATTCTTTATCTTGTTCAGCATCCCCAGCTCGTAGTCCTCTCTCGCCTTATCGGCAAAGTATTTAACATTTCGACGCATTAGCCATGCACATTCGAGCAGTTTGCTCTGACGCACCAGCGAGCAGGCCTGTGATTGTAGTGTGTGCAGCTGCACGGAGTAGAGGGAGCCAGTTTGTGTGAAAACCACAATATCGTCATTGCACACACGGCAATCCACTATCCTCTCGAACTGATTGCACCACAGCGCCACTGTGGAGCTGCGCACATCAAAGATGTACAGGCCCAGTTCAGTAAAGGCCACCAAAAAGTCCTGTTTAAGTCTCTGTATCCTGCCAAACTGCAAATTCTGTGCCTGGTAGTCCAGCATCTCGTCATTGCCCTCATTGTCACCGCACATATTGTCATTTTCACTGTCCTGATCCTTGTGTATCTTTGTCGGCGCACAGGCCAGTGCAAATTTAAACTGATGTGTCTGCAAGACATCGCCTTCAAAATCCACTTCCCAAAACCGGGAACCAGGTCTGGCGCAATAAATTCGAGAGGGTTGGTGACTTTCATTTGATGAAATAAAGAAACAGGCCCCATAAGCACCATCTCTGGGTTTGTTCCCAATCTACGGGGGAAAATTGGTGAAATAATCACTGCTGCCGTACTATTATTGTTTGGGCAAAAACATACCTGTTTGTATTCCTCGTACTCCGTATTACATAAAATGCATTTGGTGCAATTGGAGACCAGCAAAAGAGACTCAAAGTCATCAATTTGCACAACTGGAGATTCCAAAAAGAGTATGGGATGAATGGACATGTTTATGAGACTGGTGCCCTTAGGACGAATCGAAAGAAAGATTAGTGTGCGCGAACAGCATTATTTCTGACATGGAAAATGCATTACAATGGATAGTGCGATTGCTAAACAACAGCTCTAATGACCTATTCGCATTTCATgccaaaaaatgggaaaaatatgagaaaactagaaaacaaaagcaaatgtCCTATTGACAAACAAATGAATGATCAAATTATAGCAGTTCGAAATAATTAGCTTTGGTTTGCAAGTTATGTACTTAGAGAACAATGAACCTTTCAGAGTAATAAGTCACTTACACACAAACAATGAGTTAATAGATAATAACATGGAgaacaaatcaaaattaaacTTTTCATTTCGAATGGGGAAACACTTACAATAAATGTGGACAACAGCACCAAGTTGACCTGACCTTTGGTATCGCCATAATAGAATTGCTTTTCGTCCTTTGTCCAGTGAACACATGTTACTTGCACAGACTGGTCGCTACACAAGTTGGTGAAGATGACCTGTGGCACCGACTGTGCTGATAAGTTAACCACATAGACACACACCACCGAACGCTGTGTTGAGAAGGCCACAAATTTTTCATTGGCAGATATCGATAGGTGATTCACCGCCCCATGCTTGCTGGGTATGAGGTGTAGAAATTTGCCCTCCCGGTTAAAGAGGTAAAGCGAGCCGGACGATGCTCCCAAAACAATGAAGTTCTCCGAAATGTCGAAACAAGTGTACTGAAATAAAAAACGCATGGGTCGAAGGACACAATGGACGCAATGACAAATGACCCAAATACTGATAGATGACAGATAGACATACCTTGATACGATTGTGCTTCAAAGGCTGGTGGATTGCCAGCGAGTAGTCAATGAAATTACTTAGgcaataaaaattcatttcgGCAATATATGAGATCAATGCAATCACTTTCTTTGTATACAATTCGTTATTATTTATCTAATAGTTTTGTTCTTTGAGATTGTATTCCGattccattttcacaaatcTCACAggactttttacttttttcatttgtttacaaaaaaagtgGTTACTTGAGAACAGATCCGACTAGCTAATGGCTAATCAACAGTAAACGTATGGTAACGTACTTTTAAATATAGCACAGCTAAAGAGATGCTTAATCATCAAACACTGTCATTCCAAGTAAGAGCAATTTACACGATACATCTATATAGTAGTAGTAGCATTGGGGTCCGCTAagtgtggtgtttattgctgtcacgggaagcttagctgcgagctaccggtcgAGTCaacagtttgcggatagtggaacgttccatccggagtagctgtaactgcagtagcggacaatcagcggtttcgagcggagagtcttagtgagaggtcgggtggcgcctttaaataaccaatggccaccctgttcccgcggcgatcggtcctttggaccggaaagaacttgctcacctacagtggtttgacgaggatcgccacctctacatgaaaatgtggttacaacagcaccaatatttttgtaatttttatttgtatttgggaTATTTACCAATCTATCGGAATCGCCagcttatggataaatagaacgcTTTATGCGCTAAATGCTTtgtacataaagggtgatttttttgaggttaggattttcatgcattagtatttgacagatcacgtgggatttcagacatggtgtcaaagagaaagatgctcagtatgctttgacatttcatcatgaatagacttactaacgagcaacgcttgcaaatcattgaattttattaccaaaatcagtgttcggttcgaaatgtgttcattcaccgtaacgttgcgtccaacagcatctttgaaaaaatacggtccaatgattccaccagcgtacaaaccacaccaaacagtgcatttttcgggatgcatgggcagttcttgaacggcttctggttgctcttcactccaaatgcggcaattttgcttatttacgtagccattcaaccagaaatgagcctcatcgctgaacaaaatttgtcaaaatttgaacacatttcgaaccgaacactgattttggtaataaaattcaatgatttgcaagcgttgctcgttagtaagtctattcatgatgaaatgtcaaagcatactgagcatctttctctttgacaccatgtctgaaatcccacgtgatctgtcaaatactaatgcatgaaaatcctaacctcaaaaaaatcactctttattatCTGTTAATTTTAAACATATCTTTCTCATAGTTcgtaaatgtgattttattaaaatcctaagcaatttttgctttccaaaacttttaatcattaaatatatatgttgCATTCTTTCTCTTTTTGTTCTGTCATTCCTATTGAATATGTTAACTGTgttcaaaattctcaagacctCGTAGGTCCTTCGCGGGTTAAATTTTTAGAGATACTTttacatattcgtaatttatccatttgatatccatattctcAAGACCCCATAAGTTCTTCACGTGTCCAATTTTTGAACGTTGTTTCATATTAGCAAACTACTTGACAATAACtttcacttgcgaaaacataataTGGATAAGAcctatgaacatcattaaggaaaaaacgcaaacaaagaatgtaaaaagagaTCAAGTTGGCATCCTCAATGTCAAATactgctaaaaattaaaaaaaaaatttatgtcggctgatcgtttggcttaaccttattcagtgaatcctgcatATTGTCTTGGTCGGACCACTTCCACAAATGGGGGGTTGGCACTGGCTTGGAAATCCACCAGCatggattttgttaaaattttatataaaataaatttagtcgaaggtcacaattttattctacatacctaaCCTCTATCAAACCATAAAAAAtagagcttctaggaaccgaacaaggatgatggtCGTCGGTGTAGGTGTAGGTCGTCGTGTTCATATAACTCCCTATGTGTGTCGTTTTCTCGGTTGTGATTTCCCGTCGTATGTTAATTATCGTttgcttttgtttctttttaagttATTGAAATGTCGGTCTCCAATTTTTCTTgttaatgaatttaatttttgtcattcTACCAGAACTAATCAGTTGGTTCTTCCGAGGGTAGATAattttttgagtagtacttttttTGTAAGGGTTGCACGTTTGTACAACTCCTTGCCTACGGATTTAAAGAATTTCAGTTTGTCAACAAGATCTTTATCAAATCGTCTTCGTCTACACTTTCAgcgcttttaatttttgtgtcaaATTGTCAACAACTTTAACGGAATGTTTTTATCGTGCGTATTAttggtaatttatttattttttgattttagtattacttatttttttccattttgtttaattcttttttttttttgttaagtgatattttttaattattttttttttcaagctcttttatttataattcttgataatttgttttcaaagcCAAAAGTAAtatagtgattttttttttgtatattttggtttaagtattactttttttattatgctttaataatttttttaatttattacgtTGATCTTTTTTgagtaggattttttttaatcagttgctgcttataatttttagtaatttgttttttatttgttatttagttttatcTAGATTCAGAAAGTgttaaatatgttaaaatttttttccattttctaagtttttgatttttttatttttaattcagtagttttttaacttatgttagaaaaagtacgtcttatgcatagtgtgattatttataggcctgatggcttcgcattgcatgaaatgaaataaataaataatgggAGCTATTATTACTATGGGAGCCTCATTACTtatagtaaaattttaataaaattgttactgTATCATTGTTATTTATTTGCAATGTTGATGAATTTCCCCTAGAAAATCGCAACTTTTTTACTTTTCCCCCACCAAAATCCCCATACCCTAAAGATAAATATTTTCCCCtattggctggtactatgttcgtttttcactgTTGAAAACCAATGATGaattaacaattttattaaatttttaacatatgaAATCGGGAAATGTGATATTGAATGAAAttagcaagttttttttttttgaaatctatTATCTAGAAAAAGTAATCGCCGAAAAATAtagcgaaaagcgaatatagtacaaGCCTTATCACGAAAAAAATCCCCTGTGTGGGGAAATTTACTCTAATCTGACAACACTAAGATTGATGACaagatgaaaatttcaaaatatggtttttaaaccccgtttacactgctcttaaATCCGGATGTTATGGCTAACTCATGTGTTTTccatttataaaatcagctgacgagagccttaaatccggatttatggctggtactatgttcgtgaGCCATAACATCTTTAAATCCGGATGTTATGGCTCactcatctgttttccctttataaaatcagccgACGAGAGCCTTAACTTCGGatttatggctggtactatgttcgtgaGCCAAAACATCTCTAAATCTGGATGTTATGGCTCactcatctgttttccctttatagaatcagctgacgagagccttaaatatGGATATATGGCTGGCactatgttcgcttttcgcgacattttttcgtgattccttttttagataatagattttgaagcaaaaaagcttgctgatttcatttagTACGAAATTCCTtattatttatgaaaaaatcttcataaaagtatgatgttttcattgagatttttgtagtgtttcaaaaaagtaaccgtgaaaattttgtgtgtttcaactgtgaaaaaagAATACAGATGCAGCCTTTAATGAGCAGTATGTTGTTGTGCAAATGAGACAACCTTTAAATAATTCAGCCCTGCCGATGAGAAAGATGATTAGTTGAATTTCAGATTCATAATcgattattcgatttttttttattcgcacAAAATGTCGACTAATCGATAAGTCGAAAATCGACTTTTATGCGGTTGTCATTCTTTTTGCAAAAACCAATCTAATCCTATAATCAATCAGCATTTTGACTTCtgtatatccaaaaataaatatgtaaatatTAATATTCGTGATCTTGCAATTCGGGTACCGCTCTTTCTTCTACAACTCATTATGCGGTGGTCATTCTAATTgacatttggtaatttttttcgttttcttgCGCTTGGCGGATTTTCGAGGTCCTTGCACAAACGAATTTCTCCCACATCCACTGTTGTTGGTGGGGATATTGTTAAAAAGAAACTTTTCggaaaacaaactaaaaagtcAGTCGTCCACTGTATCGTCTGTTCGAGAGCACATAAGTATTCTTTGGATTCTGCAAAATAGATTTACAGACTTAGTCGTGCTCAGTGGTCTTCATAACAGCAGAAGGGTGTGTGAACACAGGTCTCCCTAATAGCCTGATTGTAGAAAATACCGAAAAATATGACGGAACGTCCGAGGAATTTATTTGCAGGTAAGGTTTTGAGGAGTTTGTAAGTAGACCCTTCTATACATACATTGTTTGTATATTCTAGGAAGGCCACGTGCGCCACCAAATGAATTGAATCTAAATCCACTAGTACAACGTCATCCACCATCATCCCTGTCATCGACATCGTCAGGGTCGGCTTCGTCCACAAGCAGTATGGTCGTTTTGCCAACAGTCAATATGCCAACTGAGAGAACTAGGGAGCGGATACGGCAGCAGGCTTGTGGCAAATTGCAAGTTGGCCCTAACGCCAACGATGTCTACCAATTCACATCGGAGGACTTGGAAGACTTGGGCGAAATAGGGCGGGGAGCATTTGGTGCCGTCAACAAAATGGTTTTCAAAAAGAACGATATGGTTATGGCTGTCAAACGCATTCGCTCAACAGTAGACGAGAAAGAACAGAAACAACTTCTCATGGATCTCGAGGTTGTTATGAAGTCGAACGATTGCAACTTTATTGTTCAATTCTATGGAGCGCTTTTCAAAGAAGGCGACTGTTGGATATGCATGGAGCTCATGGACACCTCCCTGGATAAATTCTACAAATACATCTTCGAACATAAGAATCAAAGGATTCCCGAATCAATATTGGCCAAGATAACAGTGGCCACAGTGCACGCTTTAAATTATCTGAAGGAGAAACTGAAGATAATTCATCGCGACGTAAAGCCCAGTAATATTCTGCTGCACAAACGAGGCGATATTAAATTGTGCGATTTTGGCATTTCGGGTCAGTTAGTCGATTCTATAGCTAAAACGAAAGATGCTGGCTGCAGACCATACATGGCGGTAACTACATTGCATTGCCACGTTAAGATTTTACAGATTGACGCATTTCTTGATTTTCCCCAACTAGCCTGAACGAATTGATCCTGAACGTGCGAAAGGTTACGATGTGAGAAGTGATGTTTGGTCCTTGGGTATTACATTAATGGAAGTGGCTACCGGCACATTTCCATATCGTAAATGGGACTCAGTTTttgaacaattgtgccaagtacgtaaAACAGTATGCATTGTTGCATATAAATGTatctatatatgtatactttacaGGTTGTTCAAGGAGATCCGCCGCGACTTTATCAAGGCAAAGAATTTTCAACAGAATTTGTAGAATTTGTCAACACATGGTATGTATTCTAAAACCGTTGTTTCCCCAGTCGAATCCGCTTAATTGGACaccttttaattgaaaaaaactcACTTGAACTAAATGATTTTAAGGgcattttaacacatttcactccagttcattgaaatgaaaatgtttggCAAAAAAGTCACAATTCAATGGTATCAACTCggcttaattgaaaacattaataataataatgcctTGGTCAATGTCACGTTTTAAGTAAATGCACTAGTTTCTCACTAGATACACAGCATCTATTCCTCACTTACTTATTGAAGTTCCGCTATTGGAAACTTTCTTAAATCTAAAAACTCCGGTTAGTTGAAACGTATATCAATTATCAGGACTTCGCATAGTTGAAAACATCCGATAgttgaaacaaaatttgaatcggattcGACTGCATATGAAAACTTTGATTTTGTCAGTTTTATTTATCTGTCATCATAGTTAAAATAAAACCTTAAGTTTGAGCCTTTTCTATTTATCGAATAATAGACGCTTTTCTTATAAAATCAGATTTACATTTCTTCTCCAATACCAAAGAAatcttcaaatgcaaattttttctaatggtatTTGTTTTTGGTAGCTAAAAAATAACACATTTTCTCCTTTAAAAATAAGCCGACTGTAATAAaagctcacctataggagcatGACGTGTATCGCTAAACAAATATGTgggtgggtataacaacaataagagaacaaaaaattattttcgttTTAATATCTTAATatctgggcagttaaacaggtgacgtgcgtcgtgtggtccctgatcataatcgggacatacatcctgcacatcggcatcaattcttgctttatAGGgtttgaggcggctgcatctgccggatcgtaattgagccagaactgctATGGTTTGCTGGGGGagctcaatttcttcaggtgcaatgggaggtggttgttctccaaggaccacattcaccgatagctattcaccgcatctgctaccgtgtctgcatgaatgttgtttagatccGCTTGGTATGAATGCTCTCTCTTGTGGCGTCAAACCTCATGCTCCAGATTGTGTAGATCTACctaaaggcttctgggcggtggatacctatccaaaagacgatgatttggaaggTCTCTGCGATTACATCCTAGAAGGCGTTGGTTAGACAGCATGTATTTCATTTAATGGTCGGAATTGTTTCTCCATCGCCTATAACATTCAGATCATTATTCCCCTCACGCATATCTGTAATGAACAATGTgggtgaagatttggtggcagatatctctCTCGCAGCGAAATAaacggcaagttcgttgaggtagacaaTTAACCTATCGCAAATGTCATCAATGCGTGGGAAGCCTGATGCCATGGTTGTACAATCAATCGTCCGCATATCATATGATCTTCATGCCGTCTCAaaggggtggaatggagaataTGTAGATGTTATACAGTGCAGGAGATGTCATTCCGCTTTGGGGAACTCGTCTCGATTTTCTaat
This Stomoxys calcitrans chromosome 2, idStoCalc2.1, whole genome shotgun sequence DNA region includes the following protein-coding sequences:
- the LOC106088084 gene encoding BLOC-2 complex member HPS5 homolog yields the protein MNFYCLSNFIDYSLAIHQPLKHNRIKYTCFDISENFIVLGASSGSLYLFNREGKFLHLIPSKHGAVNHLSISANEKFVAFSTQRSVVCVYVVNLSAQSVPQVIFTNLCSDQSVQVTCVHWTKDEKQFYYGDTKGQVNLVLLSTFIGTSLINMSIHPILFLESPVVQIDDFESLLLVSNCTKCILCNTEYEEYKQIGNKPRDGAYGACFFISSNESHQPSRIYCARPGSRFWEVDFEGDVLQTHQFKFALACAPTKIHKDQDSENDNMCGDNEGNDEMLDYQAQNLQFGRIQRLKQDFLVAFTELGLYIFDVRSSTVALWCNQFERIVDCRVCNDDIVVFTQTGSLYSVQLHTLQSQACSLVRQSKLLECAWLMRRNVKYFADKAREDYELGMLNKIKNFLIGRHQYELLNDLSVIFDAIAQCESSGGGDNNSSGGSTAERSSVGASGASQCHRNSEDNSPQGVYVLENAFCDNLKSQKGEKHFKDALLTVTGKFGKNIIKYKFNIFAEEQQKFVRDLIPANERSLPFKDIKAMYENDEEIVCRSKKGPSAPSSSGRNAGKSKAAGTGQHITAEEKTIYNLYLICKSSKFSNTNFVERYRSLFDEYSAPELITLLEKLAQVMVEHGDDPEQAKRHCYEMYFHYLNPELIWEMDDTSRDYITQGFILLNSSEDIVRCDNCMFPLRFDNSCLFHELGSVLLRYYWSRNEQVKCFDVLNRVPALFDILAKLYLAEYNMDKVLPIILNYGQPDLLVDMGKSFSLSAWSKCFEHFVELHQGRLTCINCECVTTVENVNRHFFYTWNCFLGIAIDFMQAEEILALIFKWSNFIPNDAIDREFYSRCLLKG
- the LOC106087966 gene encoding dual specificity mitogen-activated protein kinase kinase 4; this encodes MTERPRNLFAGRPRAPPNELNLNPLVQRHPPSSLSSTSSGSASSTSSMVVLPTVNMPTERTRERIRQQACGKLQVGPNANDVYQFTSEDLEDLGEIGRGAFGAVNKMVFKKNDMVMAVKRIRSTVDEKEQKQLLMDLEVVMKSNDCNFIVQFYGALFKEGDCWICMELMDTSLDKFYKYIFEHKNQRIPESILAKITVATVHALNYLKEKLKIIHRDVKPSNILLHKRGDIKLCDFGISGQLVDSIAKTKDAGCRPYMAPERIDPERAKGYDVRSDVWSLGITLMEVATGTFPYRKWDSVFEQLCQVVQGDPPRLYQGKEFSTEFVEFVNTCLIKNESERPKYDRLLQMPFILRGERSNTDVAAYVTDILEAMENDGITQFTTNQPAES